The following are encoded together in the Bacteroidales bacterium genome:
- a CDS encoding ubiquinol-cytochrome c reductase iron-sulfur subunit, whose product MKRRSFMGKAALGLVTLSGVMAAISYFRQFFPRLAGEKRRIVLDDLRKYPVDTFTFLEEHNLYVYRDHEGIKAVSAICTHLGCILEKGMDGFECPCHGSCYNNDGEVLSGPAPHNLAWYRVSRDASGKIVIDPGKSVSSSDKFLSS is encoded by the coding sequence ATGAAAAGAAGGAGTTTTATGGGGAAGGCCGCCCTGGGTCTGGTGACCCTTTCGGGAGTGATGGCAGCCATCAGTTATTTCAGGCAATTCTTCCCGAGACTGGCCGGTGAAAAAAGACGTATTGTGCTGGACGATCTCCGGAAATATCCTGTTGACACCTTTACATTTCTGGAAGAGCATAATCTCTATGTATATCGCGATCATGAAGGGATTAAGGCTGTATCGGCCATTTGCACCCACCTGGGGTGTATCCTGGAAAAGGGGATGGACGGATTCGAATGCCCCTGTCACGGCTCCTGCTATAACAATGATGGAGAAGTGCTCTCTGGTCCGGCCCCGCACAACCTGGCCTGGTACCGGGTAAGCAGGGACGCCAGTGGGAAAATTGTGATTGACCCGGGGAAGAGCGTTTCTTCCAGCGATAAATTCTTAAGCTCCTGA
- a CDS encoding cytochrome b N-terminal domain-containing protein, with product MERNNKASGIINRNFFLHIHANRVHVHSMKPTYTFGLGIILGFLFLIMLFTGIVLMIYYTPSVETAYQSVKDIVQIVPGGRIIRNMHRWASQGMVMVVFLHMLRVFYTGSYLGKRSLNWVIGVVLLVITLLSNFSGYLLPWDQLAYWAVTIGSNIAASARELTDLLGITNVFDPGGFLKKLLIGGETVGQAALSRFFALHVIFLPLCMLILLGIHFWRIRKDGGLSRPLQYAGDKGNTNKWYAWPVLMWTELGLLLLVVLVVLFIALVADAPLLEQANPSYPENPAKSPWYFLGIQEMVSYSAFAGGLLIPLLYLGFLISIPYRDREDAYVGLWFSGKKGWKVVWRSALFALVLVVLQLMVLIRFGWLRDWFPGISQWFVMLFNPATITGGVFILVAELTRHRSQSTRMGTLSLFTTTFLALVIFTVIGIWFRGPNWEFFWSPEQWPLL from the coding sequence ATGGAAAGGAACAACAAAGCTTCAGGGATTATCAACCGGAATTTTTTCCTGCATATCCATGCAAACCGGGTGCATGTACACTCCATGAAGCCCACTTATACCTTCGGTCTGGGGATTATACTGGGTTTTCTGTTCCTGATCATGCTTTTTACGGGGATTGTGCTGATGATATATTATACCCCCTCGGTAGAGACGGCCTATCAATCGGTGAAAGATATTGTACAAATAGTGCCCGGGGGACGAATCATACGGAATATGCACCGGTGGGCATCCCAGGGGATGGTCATGGTGGTTTTTCTGCATATGCTCCGGGTTTTCTATACCGGCTCCTACCTGGGGAAGCGCTCCCTGAACTGGGTGATCGGGGTGGTGCTTCTGGTGATAACCCTGCTCAGTAATTTCAGCGGTTACCTTCTTCCGTGGGATCAGCTGGCCTACTGGGCGGTGACCATTGGTTCCAATATTGCGGCATCGGCCAGGGAACTTACCGACTTGCTGGGTATTACAAATGTTTTTGATCCGGGTGGGTTTTTGAAAAAACTCCTGATCGGCGGTGAAACAGTGGGACAGGCTGCCCTGTCTCGGTTTTTTGCCCTGCATGTGATTTTCCTGCCTCTTTGCATGCTGATCCTTCTGGGGATTCATTTCTGGAGGATCCGGAAGGACGGAGGCCTGAGCCGGCCCCTGCAATATGCAGGTGATAAGGGCAATACAAACAAGTGGTACGCCTGGCCGGTCCTGATGTGGACCGAACTGGGGCTCCTCCTGCTGGTGGTGCTGGTTGTTTTGTTTATTGCCCTGGTGGCCGATGCACCACTGCTGGAGCAGGCTAATCCATCTTACCCTGAAAACCCTGCCAAATCACCCTGGTATTTTCTTGGCATTCAGGAAATGGTCTCTTACTCCGCTTTTGCAGGTGGACTGCTGATCCCCCTGCTTTACCTGGGGTTTCTGATTTCCATACCCTACCGTGACCGGGAAGATGCTTATGTGGGACTCTGGTTTTCCGGGAAAAAGGGATGGAAGGTAGTCTGGCGTTCGGCTCTGTTCGCCTTGGTTCTGGTTGTGCTGCAGCTTATGGTATTGATCCGGTTTGGCTGGCTGCGCGACTGGTTCCCGGGGATCTCCCAGTGGTTTGTGATGCTGTTTAACCCGGCTACCATCACTGGAGGCGTTTTCATCCTGGTGGCAGAGCTGACGCGCCACAGAAGCCAGTCCACACGTATGGGGACTTTATCGCTTTTTACCACCACCTTCCTGGCACTGGTCATATTCACGGTCATTGGAATCTGGTTCAGGGGTCCCAACTGGGAGTTTTTCTGGTCACCTGAGCAGTGGCCGCTTCTATAG
- a CDS encoding c-type cytochrome: protein MDEQRYRNRAQLFVLIGAGLLLLLLIAAWISEGMSKEWRRVQKEYAAILEDKSEPGFDAFERGIFQLDLPAFKRSDRCVSCHHGLENPDMKQQPQPHTTHPGNFLADHPVQQYGCTICHGGQPGALSREEAFGQHPDTHWPYPLLEQPYIQSSCGKCHLAIFNDKAMDGPEAGLSGMPDGMDQFLSGKTIFSAEGCLGCHQARGVGGILGPDLTEQGEKTKHEYSFQNIQGDQTISNWLKEHFRNPEMVSPGSQMLRINLDEKEMETLATFVMGLARPDISFDYFSMATLSEFKGKREALEGEVGYASFCSACHGKSGEGKGYEEFKIGIPAIGSPDFLRVASPEYIRFTLEKGRSLRQMGSWEEEISGLSPEELDGITVHLKGLMGSGSALDLTGKREDSQRGRQLFDRYCTTCHGDEGQGGVAVALNQDGLLGRADDRFIAETLLRGRRNTAMPGWWNLEGGQLADLLSYVSSWRRSTPSTGDMELPEADLEQGAFRYHFLCFRCHGEFGEGETGPSIINRDFLEAASDRMLYETIALGRAHTAMFGWSADVYNQEKLGIQDISNIIGHMRSSAKSKLSYVHQGSNPGQHPKGAILFEQHCAACHGKTGEGLKAPALQNQELLSAASNGYLLATITLGRSGTAMPSWGYEEEEHPQLSGEERLDLVAYIRSFQRIHLKF, encoded by the coding sequence ATGGATGAGCAGAGATACAGAAACAGGGCACAGTTGTTCGTGCTGATTGGCGCAGGATTGCTGCTACTTTTGCTCATTGCTGCTTGGATCAGTGAGGGTATGAGTAAAGAGTGGCGGCGGGTTCAGAAAGAATATGCGGCTATCCTGGAGGATAAGTCAGAACCAGGCTTTGATGCCTTTGAGCGGGGTATTTTCCAGCTTGATCTGCCTGCATTTAAGCGTTCCGACCGCTGTGTTTCCTGTCATCATGGCCTGGAGAATCCGGATATGAAACAGCAGCCACAGCCCCATACCACTCACCCGGGCAATTTCCTGGCGGACCATCCCGTACAACAGTATGGCTGCACCATCTGTCACGGCGGACAGCCCGGGGCACTTTCCCGCGAGGAGGCCTTTGGTCAGCATCCCGATACGCACTGGCCCTATCCCTTACTGGAGCAGCCCTATATCCAGTCCTCCTGTGGAAAATGCCACCTGGCCATTTTCAACGATAAGGCCATGGATGGTCCTGAAGCCGGTTTGTCCGGAATGCCGGACGGGATGGATCAGTTTTTAAGTGGAAAGACCATCTTCTCTGCTGAAGGCTGCCTGGGTTGTCACCAGGCCAGGGGGGTTGGAGGTATCCTGGGGCCCGATCTTACGGAACAGGGAGAGAAGACCAAGCATGAGTACAGCTTTCAGAATATCCAGGGGGATCAGACCATCTCCAACTGGCTCAAGGAACATTTCAGGAATCCCGAGATGGTTTCGCCCGGATCTCAGATGCTCAGGATCAATTTGGATGAGAAAGAGATGGAAACTCTGGCAACCTTTGTGATGGGCCTGGCCAGGCCCGATATCTCCTTTGACTATTTTTCCATGGCCACCCTTAGTGAGTTTAAGGGGAAGCGGGAGGCTCTGGAGGGAGAAGTCGGCTACGCCAGTTTCTGCTCTGCCTGTCACGGTAAAAGCGGTGAGGGGAAAGGCTATGAGGAATTTAAAATAGGAATCCCTGCCATTGGGAGTCCGGATTTTCTCCGGGTCGCCTCCCCGGAATATATCCGTTTTACCCTTGAAAAGGGCCGGAGCCTTCGCCAGATGGGTAGCTGGGAAGAAGAAATCTCCGGCCTGAGTCCGGAGGAGCTGGATGGAATCACCGTGCATCTGAAAGGGCTGATGGGATCTGGCAGTGCCCTGGATCTTACCGGTAAACGGGAAGACAGTCAAAGGGGCAGGCAACTGTTTGACAGGTATTGCACGACCTGTCATGGGGACGAAGGCCAGGGGGGCGTGGCCGTAGCTCTGAATCAGGATGGACTTCTTGGCAGGGCCGACGATCGCTTTATTGCCGAAACCCTCTTAAGGGGCAGACGGAACACCGCCATGCCGGGCTGGTGGAACCTGGAGGGCGGGCAGCTTGCCGACCTGCTTTCCTATGTTTCATCCTGGAGAAGGAGCACACCTTCAACGGGTGATATGGAGTTGCCGGAAGCAGATCTGGAGCAGGGTGCATTTCGTTATCATTTCCTTTGTTTTCGTTGTCACGGCGAATTCGGCGAGGGTGAAACCGGACCCTCCATAATAAACAGGGATTTTCTGGAAGCTGCAAGCGACCGGATGTTGTATGAAACCATTGCCCTGGGGCGCGCCCATACGGCTATGTTTGGCTGGTCGGCCGATGTGTATAATCAGGAGAAACTGGGAATTCAGGATATCAGTAATATCATCGGACATATGCGTTCATCTGCGAAAAGTAAACTAAGCTATGTGCACCAGGGCAGTAATCCCGGGCAACATCCGAAAGGAGCGATTCTCTTTGAACAGCACTGTGCTGCCTGTCACGGAAAGACAGGCGAGGGCCTGAAAGCACCGGCCCTTCAGAACCAGGAACTCCTGAGCGCTGCCTCCAATGGCTACCTGCTGGCCACTATCACCCTGGGAAGATCCGGAACCGCCATGCCTTCATGGGGTTATGAAGAAGAAGAGCATCCACAGCTTAGCGGGGAAGAGCGCCTGGACCTGGTTGCGTATATCCGTTCTTTCCAGAGGATTCATCTCAAGTTTTAG
- a CDS encoding M23 family metallopeptidase — protein sequence MSEKSPRKLFQKLIHKYRVVLLNEDTFEEVGNMRLTRLNLIALVGVVLFLLVAITYVLIAFTSIRELIPGYPDAAMRQHIRTNAMKLDSLEKEQSVRDQYFDNLNRIISGNAPELYMNDTTWIVDSQEINFRRSNNDSILRQQVQAEEQFRLSVLDDSQGSRNLTELHFFTPVHGIITGAFSPVDGHFGVDLVAEPDKVVKAALDGTVTMSTWTLETGYVIQIQHNHELMTAYKHNASLFKAVGEKVSAGDAIAIVGNSGELTTGPHLHFELWHDGVPMNPADYIVF from the coding sequence ATGTCGGAAAAATCACCAAGGAAGCTGTTTCAGAAGCTTATCCATAAGTACCGGGTGGTCCTTTTGAATGAGGACACATTCGAAGAGGTGGGTAATATGAGACTGACCAGGCTGAACCTGATTGCCCTGGTTGGCGTTGTCCTGTTTCTTCTGGTTGCCATCACCTATGTCCTGATTGCTTTTACCAGTATTCGTGAACTGATTCCAGGCTATCCTGATGCGGCCATGCGTCAGCATATTCGCACCAATGCCATGAAACTGGATTCACTGGAGAAGGAGCAGTCTGTCAGGGACCAGTATTTTGATAACCTGAACAGGATTATTTCGGGCAACGCTCCCGAGCTATACATGAATGACACCACCTGGATAGTTGATTCCCAGGAAATCAATTTCAGGCGTTCTAACAATGATTCTATACTCAGGCAACAGGTGCAAGCCGAAGAGCAGTTCAGGTTGAGCGTCCTGGATGATTCGCAGGGGAGCCGGAACCTCACCGAGTTGCATTTTTTTACCCCGGTCCATGGCATTATCACCGGCGCGTTCAGTCCGGTCGACGGCCATTTTGGAGTAGACCTGGTGGCAGAACCAGACAAGGTGGTGAAAGCTGCCCTTGACGGTACGGTTACCATGTCGACGTGGACTCTTGAAACCGGATATGTGATACAGATTCAGCACAATCATGAGCTGATGACTGCCTACAAGCACAATGCCAGCCTCTTTAAAGCAGTGGGTGAGAAAGTTTCTGCAGGAGATGCCATCGCTATTGTGGGTAATTCGGGAGAGCTAACCACCGGTCCACACCTTCACTTTGAGCTCTGGCATGATGGGGTGCCCATGAATCCCGCCGATTATATCGTTTTTTAA
- a CDS encoding 1-deoxy-D-xylulose-5-phosphate reductoisomerase: MQKRIAILGSTGSIGTQALEVISQHPDKFSVEVLTAFNNVDLLIEQSLRYQPNMVVIGNEQHYNKVRRELESQPIKVFCGEDAIAQISSFDSVDMVLTAMVGFSGLKPTIEAIRAGKSIALANKETLVVAGELIMKEAEHKRVTIIPVDSEHSAIFQCLAGEGYNSIEKIILTASGGPFRGREREELELVTPEQALRHPNWCMGPKITIDSATLMNKGLEVIEARWLFGMGTDKIEVVVHPQSIIHSMVQFTDGSIKAQMGLPDMRLPIQYAFSYPERFSSDFERFDFRNYPSLTFEDPDTKNFRNLALSYEALKVGGNWPCILNAANEVAVDAFLKEKIGFLAIPDLIESTLNRSDFIKAPELEDYYNSDLQARRVAQEQI, translated from the coding sequence ATGCAGAAAAGAATTGCTATACTGGGCTCCACCGGATCCATAGGTACACAGGCACTGGAGGTCATTTCGCAACACCCTGATAAATTTTCCGTGGAGGTCCTGACCGCTTTCAACAATGTGGACCTGCTAATTGAACAGAGTTTGCGTTATCAGCCCAATATGGTGGTTATCGGAAATGAGCAGCATTACAATAAAGTCCGGAGGGAACTTGAAAGCCAGCCCATCAAGGTGTTCTGCGGCGAAGATGCCATCGCACAGATAAGCTCCTTTGATTCAGTGGATATGGTATTGACTGCCATGGTGGGATTCAGCGGATTAAAACCAACCATCGAAGCGATCAGGGCGGGTAAAAGCATTGCCCTGGCCAATAAGGAAACTCTCGTTGTAGCGGGAGAGTTGATTATGAAGGAGGCAGAGCACAAAAGGGTAACGATTATCCCGGTTGATTCGGAGCATTCAGCTATTTTCCAGTGTCTGGCCGGAGAGGGGTATAACAGCATTGAAAAGATTATTCTGACTGCTTCGGGCGGACCATTCCGGGGACGGGAAAGAGAGGAATTGGAACTGGTTACCCCCGAACAGGCACTTCGTCATCCCAACTGGTGCATGGGGCCCAAAATAACCATTGATTCGGCCACACTGATGAACAAGGGCCTGGAGGTGATTGAGGCCAGGTGGTTGTTTGGTATGGGTACTGATAAAATAGAAGTGGTGGTTCATCCACAATCCATTATTCACTCCATGGTGCAGTTTACGGATGGATCCATCAAGGCTCAGATGGGTTTGCCCGATATGAGACTTCCCATACAGTATGCATTTAGCTATCCGGAACGGTTTTCATCAGATTTTGAAAGATTTGACTTTAGAAACTATCCCAGCCTGACATTTGAGGACCCTGATACAAAAAATTTTCGTAATCTTGCACTCTCTTATGAGGCGCTGAAAGTGGGAGGGAACTGGCCTTGCATTCTGAATGCTGCCAACGAAGTGGCGGTGGACGCGTTCCTTAAAGAGAAGATTGGTTTCCTGGCGATACCGGATCTTATTGAGAGTACTTTAAACAGATCGGACTTTATCAAAGCTCCTGAACTGGAAGATTATTATAACTCTGACCTGCAGGCAAGACGGGTCGCCCAAGAACAAATATAA
- the rseP gene encoding RIP metalloprotease RseP, with amino-acid sequence MDVIIKIAQLLVSLSILIVFHELGHFTLARIFKVRVEKFYLFFDAGFSLFRKKIGDTEYGIGWLPLGGYVKISGMIDESMDREQMKQPPKPYEFRSKKAWQRLLIMLGGVIVNFLLALFIYILVFFSWGEEYVPVDRMEYGYFFVEEFKELGLENGDKILALDGEKVDRWISIHHDIVVNETRVIQVERDGMLMDLQVPQGLTSKLLKLEYVMEPRVPCVVDGFPEDGNMARAGMKPDDRIIAVNGTPIQFYDEFVELTRKEGNTTFDLTVLRGTDTIPVQVSTDENGYFGFSRKLYNDFFEPVVVKYSFLQSIPAGINRGFEITGSYLKQLKMLFRPETKAYEELGGFIKIGSIFPSTWDWERFWNMTAFLSIILAIMNILPIPALDGGHVMFLLFEIVSGRKPGDKFLEYAQIVGMVLLLSLLLYANLNDIIGLFRN; translated from the coding sequence ATGGATGTAATTATTAAGATAGCCCAATTACTGGTGAGTTTATCGATTCTGATAGTCTTTCATGAATTGGGGCACTTTACACTGGCCCGGATTTTTAAAGTCAGGGTCGAAAAGTTTTATCTTTTTTTCGATGCGGGTTTTTCCCTGTTCAGAAAGAAAATTGGAGATACGGAATATGGGATCGGATGGCTCCCGTTGGGTGGTTATGTGAAGATAAGCGGGATGATTGATGAATCCATGGACCGTGAACAGATGAAGCAGCCTCCCAAGCCCTATGAGTTCAGGTCCAAAAAGGCCTGGCAGCGCTTATTGATTATGCTGGGAGGAGTGATCGTAAACTTTTTGCTGGCTCTGTTTATCTATATCCTGGTGTTTTTCAGCTGGGGGGAAGAATATGTTCCGGTTGACCGCATGGAATATGGCTACTTTTTTGTGGAGGAGTTTAAGGAACTGGGATTGGAGAACGGGGATAAGATACTGGCCCTGGATGGGGAAAAGGTGGACCGGTGGATCTCCATACATCATGATATTGTGGTGAATGAGACCAGGGTGATCCAGGTGGAACGCGATGGAATGCTTATGGACCTTCAGGTTCCCCAGGGGCTGACCTCTAAATTATTAAAGTTGGAGTACGTTATGGAACCCAGGGTGCCCTGTGTGGTGGATGGGTTCCCTGAGGATGGCAATATGGCCAGGGCGGGCATGAAACCCGATGACAGGATCATTGCCGTAAACGGTACTCCCATTCAATTTTACGATGAATTCGTTGAATTAACCAGGAAGGAGGGAAATACCACCTTTGACCTGACTGTATTACGCGGTACAGATACAATTCCGGTACAGGTTTCGACCGATGAGAACGGATACTTTGGTTTTTCAAGAAAACTCTACAATGATTTCTTTGAGCCGGTGGTGGTGAAGTATTCATTTTTGCAGTCCATTCCAGCGGGGATAAACCGGGGCTTTGAAATTACAGGCAGTTACCTGAAACAGCTTAAGATGCTGTTCAGGCCCGAAACCAAAGCCTATGAAGAGCTTGGAGGCTTTATTAAGATTGGCAGCATCTTCCCTTCCACCTGGGACTGGGAACGGTTCTGGAATATGACCGCATTTCTTTCCATTATCCTGGCCATTATGAATATTCTCCCCATTCCGGCCCTGGATGGCGGGCATGTTATGTTCCTTCTGTTTGAGATAGTATCCGGAAGGAAACCGGGGGATAAGTTTTTGGAATATGCACAGATAGTTGGAATGGTGTTGCTCCTGAGCCTCTTGCTTTATGCAAATCTGAACGACATCATTGGATTATTTAGGAATTAG
- the tatA gene encoding twin-arginine translocase TatA/TatE family subunit, translating into MEAFITLAIGVWQIVVIVLLVLLLFGGRKIPELMRGVGQGMQEFKKATSDNADDEIIVDDTEDTKKVKDGKK; encoded by the coding sequence ATGGAAGCTTTTATAACCCTTGCAATAGGAGTTTGGCAAATTGTAGTGATTGTTTTGCTTGTCCTGCTGCTTTTTGGCGGACGCAAAATACCTGAACTGATGCGTGGTGTGGGACAGGGAATGCAGGAATTTAAGAAAGCTACTTCAGACAATGCCGATGATGAAATCATAGTGGACGATACAGAGGACACTAAGAAAGTCAAAGATGGTAAGAAGTAA
- a CDS encoding DUF4837 family protein — protein MVRSKILGIHKACQLVRTDFFVFVIILLISVSCDTAKQQGGMAGKIMPNITGGTGEVLVVMDQFNWENSTGELLQDILKEEYPGLPQSEPLFDVIQVTASSFDGVYQFHRSIILTIVSSGLEPRIRYRENIWAKPQIMVQIEAPTATALKQLIEDNEDQIKGFLVQYDRNRLMNVYRESKDPGIQKEIASHHQVRLAIPRGYNMDFSKEDYTSVSIESPDLSQVIQVFDFPANGPEDLNIANIIEKRNSFTAKYTEGPRDNSYMVISRMFEPIAYDLKNNNMDVLELRGLWDLENGFMGGPFVSHSVYDAQRGRIVTVDGYVYHPNQKKRVKLKQLEAIIYSMELI, from the coding sequence ATGGTAAGAAGTAAAATTCTTGGAATTCATAAGGCCTGTCAGCTTGTGCGGACAGACTTTTTTGTCTTTGTGATCATCCTGTTGATCAGTGTATCGTGCGATACAGCGAAACAACAGGGTGGAATGGCAGGAAAGATCATGCCCAATATCACCGGTGGAACGGGAGAGGTACTCGTGGTGATGGACCAGTTTAATTGGGAAAATTCAACAGGAGAGCTGCTTCAGGATATTCTGAAGGAGGAGTATCCCGGACTTCCCCAGTCTGAACCTCTTTTTGATGTGATCCAGGTTACTGCATCCTCCTTTGATGGGGTTTATCAGTTTCATCGCTCCATTATTCTGACGATTGTTTCATCCGGCCTGGAACCCAGGATCAGGTACAGAGAGAACATCTGGGCCAAACCGCAGATCATGGTCCAGATTGAAGCACCCACTGCCACAGCACTGAAACAACTGATCGAAGATAACGAGGACCAGATCAAAGGATTTCTGGTTCAATATGACCGGAACCGCCTGATGAATGTCTACAGAGAGTCCAAAGATCCGGGAATTCAAAAAGAGATTGCCAGTCATCACCAGGTGCGTCTGGCGATCCCCAGAGGTTATAATATGGATTTCAGTAAGGAGGATTACACTTCGGTATCCATCGAATCGCCCGACCTCTCCCAGGTAATTCAGGTATTTGATTTTCCGGCCAATGGTCCGGAGGATTTGAATATTGCCAATATTATTGAGAAGCGGAATAGCTTTACAGCGAAATACACGGAAGGCCCGAGAGATAATTCCTATATGGTTATCTCCCGCATGTTTGAACCTATTGCATACGATTTGAAAAACAACAATATGGATGTGCTCGAATTAAGAGGATTGTGGGACCTGGAAAATGGTTTTATGGGAGGTCCCTTCGTGAGTCATTCCGTATATGATGCCCAGAGGGGACGAATAGTCACCGTGGATGGATATGTGTATCATCCCAACCAAAAGAAGCGTGTGAAGTTAAAGCAGCTGGAGGCGATTATCTACTCCATGGAACTTATCTGA
- a CDS encoding polysaccharide biosynthesis C-terminal domain-containing protein, with amino-acid sequence MKKHFITNLSLLIFLNLLIKPIWFFGIEVGVQNRVGEEIYGFYFSLFNFAFILNMLLDVGINNYNNRAISRDPLLIKDHLAAIIPLKLFLSLVYAGVVLVSGKVLGYSHAQFQMLSILVLNQFLSSFILYFRTNISGLQLYRTDSLLSVMDRSLMILFIGLLLWGNITSKSFQIEWFVYAQTVSYILTLLTSAVIVRFRSGSFIRLISLSGSLKILRASYPFALLILLMALFNRVDSVMLERLLDNGWEQAGIYAQSFRIFEAATQFSLLFAMLLLPMFSRMIQMRQNVNELLRIALPLLMVAGLSAALASNFYKLEIIDLLYHSDSPYSSTIFGILMIGFVFVSISYLYGTLLTANYNLRQLNTVAAITVVINIGLNLILIPRHQALGAAISSLVSQVFYAMVQLILSIRILKIPTNRNIFFKLAIFLAINLVSGYLSQSIQGWIPGLLILLASCIGSSMLLGLISFSKILALLKE; translated from the coding sequence TTGAAAAAACACTTCATCACCAACCTCTCCCTGCTGATCTTTCTGAACCTTCTGATCAAACCAATCTGGTTCTTTGGCATTGAAGTTGGGGTACAGAACCGGGTGGGTGAAGAGATCTACGGTTTTTATTTCTCCCTGTTCAATTTTGCATTCATCCTGAACATGCTGCTGGATGTGGGGATCAATAATTACAACAACCGGGCCATCTCCAGGGACCCCCTTTTAATAAAAGACCATCTGGCAGCCATCATCCCGCTTAAGCTGTTTCTATCTCTGGTTTATGCGGGTGTGGTGCTGGTCTCGGGCAAGGTCCTCGGATACTCCCATGCACAGTTTCAAATGCTCAGTATCCTGGTCCTGAACCAGTTTCTTTCCTCCTTCATCCTGTATTTCAGAACCAATATCAGCGGCTTGCAGTTATACCGGACCGACAGCCTTCTTTCCGTCATGGACCGGAGCCTGATGATCCTTTTTATCGGATTGTTGCTATGGGGAAACATCACCAGCAAATCGTTTCAGATTGAGTGGTTTGTTTATGCGCAGACGGTCTCATATATCCTGACCCTCCTTACAAGTGCTGTCATCGTCCGGTTCAGATCAGGCTCCTTTATCCGGCTTATCAGTTTATCAGGTTCTCTGAAAATTCTAAGGGCCAGCTACCCCTTTGCGCTGCTGATCCTCCTGATGGCCCTCTTTAACCGGGTGGATTCGGTAATGCTTGAACGCCTGCTGGACAACGGCTGGGAACAGGCTGGTATCTATGCACAGTCTTTCCGGATCTTTGAGGCAGCCACCCAATTCTCGCTCCTGTTTGCCATGCTGCTTCTGCCCATGTTCTCCCGGATGATCCAGATGAGGCAAAATGTCAATGAACTGCTGCGTATCGCTCTTCCTCTTCTGATGGTAGCCGGTCTGAGCGCTGCACTGGCGTCCAACTTCTACAAACTTGAGATCATTGATCTGCTCTACCACTCAGATTCCCCTTACAGTTCAACCATATTTGGGATTCTGATGATCGGATTTGTGTTTGTTTCCATCAGCTACCTGTATGGCACCCTGCTCACAGCCAACTATAACCTGCGACAGCTGAATACGGTGGCTGCAATCACGGTAGTAATCAATATCGGATTGAACCTGATCCTGATCCCCAGGCACCAGGCCCTTGGAGCTGCCATATCCAGCCTGGTCTCACAGGTCTTTTACGCCATGGTCCAGCTTATCCTATCCATCCGCATACTGAAGATTCCCACAAACAGGAACATTTTTTTCAAACTGGCCATCTTCCTGGCCATCAACCTGGTCTCAGGCTACTTGTCACAATCGATTCAGGGATGGATCCCGGGCCTCCTGATACTGCTGGCCTCCTGCATCGGCAGCTCCATGCTTCTGGGCCTGATCAGTTTCTCCAAAATCCTGGCACTGTTAAAGGAATAG